In a genomic window of Bos mutus isolate GX-2022 chromosome 6, NWIPB_WYAK_1.1, whole genome shotgun sequence:
- the MED28 gene encoding mediator of RNA polymerase II transcription subunit 28: protein MAAPLGGMFSGQPPGPPQPPPGLLGQASLLQATPGVPRTSNSTLVDELESSFEACFASLVSQDYVNGTDQEEIRTGVDQCIQKFLDIARQTECFFLQKRLQLSVQKPEQVIKEDVSELRNELQRKDALVQKHLTKLRHWQQVLEDINMQHKKPADIPQGSLAYLEQASANIPAPMKQT, encoded by the exons ATGGCGGCCCCACTGGGCGGCATGTTCTCTGGACAGCCACCCGGACCTCCACAACCTCCGCCTGGGCTCTTGGGCCAGGCTTCGCTTCTTCAGGCCACGCCAGGCGTTCCGAGAACTTCTAACAGTACCTTGGTGGACGAGTTGGAGTCATCTTTCGAG GCTTGCTTTGCTTCTCTGGTGAGTCAAGATTATGTCAATGGTACAGATCAGGAAGAAATTCGAACTG gtgttgaCCAGTGTATCCAGAAATTCCTGGATATTGCAAGAcagacagaatgttttttcctACAAAAAAGATTGCAGTTATCTGTCCAGAAACCAGAGCAAGTTATCAAAGAG GATGTCTCAGAACTAAGGAATGAATTACAGCGAAAGGATGCTCTGGTCCAGAAGCACTTGACAAAACTAAGACATTGGCAGCAGGTGCTGGAGGACATCAACATGCAGCACAAAAAGCCAGCCGACATCCCCCAGGGCTCCCTGGCCTACCTTGAGCAGGCGTCTGCAAATATCCCTGCACCAATGAAGCAAACCTGA